The following proteins come from a genomic window of Aquimarina sp. MAR_2010_214:
- a CDS encoding rhodanese-related sulfurtransferase, protein MQLYNKLSAKERAALIDEAGTDRLTLSFYAYAHIGNPQIFRNHLFIHWDELEVLGRIYVAKEGINGQLSVPAPNFEAFKKHLDSISFLENVRLNIAREQDAKSFLKLKVKVRKKIVADGLNDTTFDVTNKGVHVDASVFNELIEDPDTVLVDMRNHYESEIGHFKGAVTPDVDTFRDSLDIIEEDLKDHKEDKKLVMYCTGGIRCEKASAYYKHKGFKNVFQLEGGIIEYARQVEAQGLENKFLGKNFVFDHRRAERISGDIIANCHQCGASCDVHVNCENEACHLLFIQCENCAAELENCCSTECMEINRLSFEEQKALRKGKGNSNKIFKKGRSEALKYKK, encoded by the coding sequence ATGCAACTGTACAACAAATTAAGTGCAAAAGAGAGAGCAGCTCTTATAGATGAGGCCGGTACAGACCGACTTACGCTATCTTTCTATGCATATGCACATATTGGTAATCCACAAATTTTTAGAAATCACCTTTTTATTCATTGGGACGAACTCGAGGTTTTGGGGCGTATTTATGTAGCCAAAGAAGGTATAAACGGGCAATTATCTGTTCCGGCACCAAATTTTGAAGCTTTTAAAAAACACCTGGATAGTATTTCTTTTCTTGAAAATGTACGCCTCAATATTGCACGAGAGCAAGACGCAAAATCTTTTTTAAAGCTAAAAGTAAAAGTTCGTAAAAAAATTGTGGCAGATGGATTAAATGATACCACATTTGATGTAACCAACAAAGGAGTTCATGTTGATGCTTCTGTATTTAATGAACTTATCGAAGATCCAGATACTGTACTGGTTGATATGCGTAATCATTATGAAAGTGAAATTGGTCATTTTAAAGGAGCTGTTACACCAGATGTAGATACTTTTAGAGACTCGTTGGATATTATCGAAGAAGATCTTAAAGATCATAAAGAGGATAAAAAACTAGTAATGTATTGTACCGGGGGTATACGTTGTGAGAAGGCTAGTGCATATTATAAGCATAAAGGATTTAAAAATGTATTTCAATTAGAAGGAGGTATTATAGAATATGCGAGACAAGTAGAAGCTCAAGGCTTAGAAAATAAATTCCTGGGTAAAAATTTTGTTTTTGATCATAGAAGAGCAGAACGTATTTCTGGTGATATAATAGCTAATTGTCATCAATGTGGTGCCTCGTGTGATGTTCACGTAAATTGTGAGAACGAAGCATGTCATCTATTGTTTATACAGTGTGAGAATTGTGCAGCAGAACTAGAAAACTGTTGCTCTACAGAATGTATGGAAATTAATAGGTTGTCATTTGAAGAACAAAAAGCATTGCGAAAAGGTAAAGGGAATAGTAATAAGATCTTTAAAAAAGGTCGTTCTGAAGCATTAAAATACAAGAAGTAA
- a CDS encoding regulatory iron-sulfur-containing complex subunit RicT, translating into MGCNSCSSAKDGQPKGCKNNGTCGTDGCNKLTVFDWLSNMSLPSGSLPFSYVEIRFKNGRKNFFKNTENLSLSIGDIVATESSPGHDVGIVTLTGELVRIQMKKKKVELDSEEIKKVYRKASQKDIDIWQKARDREEVMKVRAREIAIRLELQMKISDIEFQGDGSKATFYYTAEERVDFRQLIKEFAHEFSTRIEMRQVGFRQEAARLGGIGSCGRELCCSTWLTDFRSVNTSAARYQQLSLNPQKLAGQCGKLKCCLNYELDAYIDALNNFPKTDIKLQTEKGTAVCQKIDIFKGLLWYAYEGEWMNWHRISTEDVNEIITTNKNNEKVASLEDFASELLEDTKTDFENVVGQDSLTRFDQPKRSKRRNRNKRKSKNKKPSEKQTTASNKTKEGNSNNTNKSNNQRNKKRKSRNRNNDKT; encoded by the coding sequence ATGGGGTGTAACAGTTGTTCCTCCGCAAAAGACGGGCAGCCGAAAGGTTGTAAGAATAATGGTACCTGTGGTACAGATGGTTGCAATAAATTAACAGTTTTTGATTGGTTATCCAATATGTCACTTCCCAGTGGATCACTGCCTTTTTCTTATGTTGAAATACGATTTAAGAATGGTAGAAAAAACTTCTTTAAAAATACAGAAAATCTTTCTTTAAGCATTGGAGATATTGTTGCAACAGAATCTTCTCCTGGTCACGATGTAGGAATTGTAACCCTTACTGGGGAGTTAGTTCGTATCCAAATGAAAAAAAAGAAGGTAGAATTGGATAGTGAAGAAATAAAAAAAGTCTACCGAAAAGCATCTCAAAAAGATATTGATATATGGCAGAAAGCGCGTGACAGAGAGGAAGTCATGAAGGTACGTGCTCGTGAAATTGCAATTAGATTAGAGTTGCAAATGAAAATTTCTGATATCGAATTTCAAGGAGATGGATCAAAAGCTACTTTTTATTATACGGCAGAAGAAAGAGTAGATTTTAGGCAATTGATAAAGGAGTTTGCTCACGAATTTAGTACGCGTATAGAAATGCGACAAGTAGGTTTCAGGCAAGAAGCTGCAAGATTAGGAGGTATAGGATCCTGTGGGCGTGAGCTTTGCTGTTCTACCTGGCTTACCGATTTTAGATCAGTAAATACCAGTGCAGCAAGGTATCAACAATTATCTTTAAATCCACAAAAGTTGGCCGGTCAATGCGGAAAACTAAAATGTTGTCTTAATTACGAATTGGATGCATATATCGATGCGCTTAATAATTTTCCTAAAACAGACATAAAGCTTCAAACAGAGAAAGGAACAGCTGTATGTCAAAAAATAGATATATTTAAAGGGTTGTTGTGGTACGCCTATGAAGGTGAATGGATGAATTGGCATAGAATATCGACAGAGGATGTTAATGAAATTATTACTACAAACAAAAACAATGAAAAAGTAGCAAGCTTAGAAGATTTTGCTTCAGAATTATTAGAAGATACTAAAACAGATTTTGAGAACGTTGTAGGACAGGATAGTTTAACGAGATTTGATCAGCCAAAACGTAGTAAGAGAAGAAATCGCAATAAAAGAAAAAGTAAGAATAAGAAGCCTTCAGAAAAACAAACAACAGCTTCAAACAAAACAAAAGAAGGGAATTCCAACAATACAAACAAATCAAATAATCAACGTAATAAAAAACGGAAGTCTCGTAATAGGAATAATGATAAAACTTAG
- a CDS encoding gliding motility lipoprotein GldH, translating to MIKLRLFLVVCIVISIVSCDDNQVFDTYHTVANAWEMDEKVSFTLPELDASKSYNLFINVRNNNEYKYSNLFLISEMNFPNGKVVTDTIEYRMAAPDGQWLGTGFSDLKENKLWYKENVSFKEEGSYSITLQHAMRKNGEVNGISSLEGITDIGFRIENAQNP from the coding sequence ATGATAAAACTTAGGCTTTTTTTAGTAGTGTGTATTGTAATTAGTATTGTTTCATGTGATGACAATCAGGTTTTTGATACATACCACACCGTAGCTAATGCATGGGAGATGGATGAGAAAGTAAGTTTTACACTTCCTGAACTCGATGCTTCAAAATCGTACAATTTATTTATTAATGTTCGTAACAATAATGAATATAAGTACAGTAATTTGTTTTTAATTAGTGAAATGAATTTTCCAAATGGTAAAGTTGTTACAGATACAATAGAATATCGTATGGCAGCTCCTGATGGGCAATGGTTAGGTACAGGTTTTTCTGATCTGAAAGAAAATAAGTTGTGGTATAAAGAAAATGTAAGTTTTAAAGAAGAAGGAAGTTATTCGATAACCTTACAGCATGCTATGCGTAAAAATGGCGAAGTAAATGGAATATCATCATTAGAAGGAATTACAGATATTGGATTTAGGATAGAAAATGCTCAAAATCCTTAA
- a CDS encoding penicillin-binding protein 1A, with protein MAKAKAKSTKKRAKTPAISTLKYIKGFWILFGSGVFLITLLFLLASWGVYGEMPKFEELENPQNDLATQIISSDGVQIGTFFKENRTPVSYEDLPQHLVDALVATEDARYYDHSGIDARGTLRAFVFLGTRGGASTISQQLAKQLFTGGSKNKLERYLQKIQEWVIATRLERQYTKKEIVTMYLNKYDFLNQAIGISSASRIYFGKNPKDLNVEEAAVLVGMLKNSSLYNPLRRPEMVKNRRDVVLNQMEKYEYITEKQRDSLKQLPLKLDYSPEGHNDGTATYFREYVRSWMSKWVKENPKGENAEGEPEYFDIYRDGLRINVTIDSRMQKYAEEAVQEHMANLQKEFDKQEKDNKTSPFRDLTKAEVERILNRSIKSSARWKKMLSQGKSEKEIRKSFDEKAEMSIFSWKGEIDTIMTPKDSILYYKKFLRSGLMSMEPQTGHVRAWVGGVNYKHFQYDHVYQGARQVGSTFKPFVYATAIDQLKLSPCDTIPKSQITIPAGSHGVIDNDWTPKNSDADYTGYMSLKEALAKSVNTISARLMDRIGPEPIVRLAKKTGVKSDILEVASIALGSVDLKLSEMVGAYSTFANQGIYTKPVTITSVEDKNGTVLFQFVPETRDVISKEAAYVTINLMEGVTQSGSGVRLRTGPSSRYDIKNVVTGHPYKFTNPIAGKTGTTQNQSDGWFMGIVPNLCTGVWVGGDDRATHFRTTTFGQGATMALPVWGLFMKKCYADKTLKISTKAFPRPENLSIEVDCNAFKRNTIQDENIDEFSL; from the coding sequence ATGGCAAAGGCAAAGGCAAAATCAACAAAAAAAAGAGCAAAAACTCCAGCAATTAGTACCCTAAAATACATAAAAGGATTTTGGATACTATTTGGATCTGGAGTGTTTTTGATAACCTTGCTATTTCTTCTGGCTAGTTGGGGCGTTTATGGAGAAATGCCTAAATTCGAAGAGCTAGAAAACCCGCAAAATGACCTTGCTACCCAGATAATTTCTTCAGATGGGGTGCAAATAGGAACCTTTTTTAAAGAAAATCGTACTCCCGTAAGTTATGAAGATCTACCACAACATTTGGTTGATGCTTTGGTAGCAACAGAAGATGCGAGATATTATGATCACTCGGGGATTGATGCCAGAGGAACCTTAAGGGCTTTTGTTTTTTTAGGAACCAGAGGAGGAGCAAGTACCATATCACAGCAGTTGGCAAAGCAATTGTTTACAGGAGGATCAAAGAATAAACTTGAGCGGTATCTGCAAAAAATTCAGGAATGGGTAATAGCAACTCGTTTAGAAAGACAATATACCAAGAAAGAAATTGTAACGATGTACCTTAATAAATATGACTTTCTTAATCAGGCAATCGGGATAAGTTCTGCATCGCGAATTTACTTCGGGAAAAATCCAAAAGATCTTAATGTAGAAGAAGCAGCTGTATTGGTAGGGATGCTAAAAAATTCATCATTGTATAATCCACTGCGTAGACCAGAAATGGTGAAAAATAGAAGAGATGTAGTTCTTAATCAGATGGAAAAATATGAGTACATCACAGAAAAACAAAGAGATAGTTTAAAACAATTACCGCTTAAACTAGATTACTCTCCAGAAGGCCATAATGATGGAACAGCAACTTATTTTAGAGAATATGTTAGAAGCTGGATGTCTAAATGGGTAAAAGAGAATCCTAAAGGAGAAAATGCAGAAGGCGAACCCGAATATTTCGATATCTATAGAGATGGGTTACGAATTAATGTAACCATAGATTCTCGTATGCAAAAATATGCTGAAGAAGCAGTGCAGGAGCATATGGCTAACCTTCAGAAAGAATTTGATAAGCAAGAAAAAGATAATAAAACCAGTCCTTTTAGAGATTTAACAAAAGCTGAAGTAGAAAGAATACTTAATCGAAGTATTAAATCATCTGCCAGATGGAAAAAAATGCTTAGCCAAGGTAAAAGTGAAAAAGAAATAAGAAAATCTTTTGATGAAAAGGCAGAGATGAGCATTTTTAGTTGGAAAGGAGAAATAGACACCATAATGACTCCTAAAGATTCTATCTTATATTATAAAAAGTTTTTACGCTCAGGATTAATGTCTATGGAGCCACAAACAGGTCATGTTAGAGCTTGGGTTGGAGGAGTAAACTATAAGCATTTTCAGTATGATCATGTATATCAGGGAGCACGCCAGGTGGGATCTACATTTAAACCTTTTGTATATGCTACAGCAATCGATCAACTTAAACTCTCACCTTGTGATACCATACCAAAATCTCAAATAACTATCCCGGCTGGTTCTCATGGTGTAATCGATAATGACTGGACACCAAAAAATAGTGATGCAGACTATACTGGATATATGAGTCTTAAAGAAGCATTAGCCAAATCTGTAAATACAATCTCTGCGCGTTTAATGGATAGGATAGGGCCAGAGCCGATTGTGCGTCTTGCAAAGAAAACTGGAGTGAAATCAGACATTCTTGAGGTGGCTTCTATAGCATTAGGATCGGTAGATTTGAAATTGTCAGAAATGGTAGGAGCCTATAGTACATTTGCTAATCAGGGGATATATACCAAACCGGTAACCATTACTAGTGTTGAAGATAAAAATGGAACCGTTTTATTTCAATTTGTTCCCGAGACACGTGATGTGATAAGTAAGGAAGCGGCTTATGTTACTATTAACTTAATGGAAGGTGTTACGCAATCTGGTTCTGGAGTTCGTTTACGTACAGGGCCTTCATCGAGATATGATATAAAAAATGTAGTCACTGGCCACCCGTATAAGTTTACAAATCCTATAGCAGGAAAAACCGGAACAACACAAAATCAAAGTGATGGTTGGTTTATGGGTATTGTTCCTAATCTTTGTACAGGAGTTTGGGTTGGAGGAGATGATAGAGCAACCCACTTTAGAACGACTACATTTGGTCAAGGAGCTACAATGGCATTACCTGTTTGGGGGTTATTTATGAAAAAATGCTATGCAGATAAAACATTAAAAATTTCTACAAAGGCTTTTCCGAGGCCAGAAAATTTATCTATCGAAGTAGATTGTAATGCCTTTAAAAGAAATACTATTCAAGATGAAAATATAGACGAATTCAGTCTATAA
- a CDS encoding CoA transferase subunit A — translation MIRKTVPNITEALVGIKDDMTFMLGGFGLCGIPENSIAHLVKSNIKGLTCISNNAGVDDFGLGLLLQKKQIKKMISSYVGENDEFERQMLSGELDVELIPQGTLAERCRAAQGGFPAIYTPAGYGTEVAEGKETREFDGKMYVLEHAFKADFAFVKAWKGDEAGNLIFKGTARNFNPCMCGAAKITVAEVEELVPAGTLDPNHIHIPGIFVQRIFQGESYEKRIEQRTVRKKE, via the coding sequence ATGATTCGTAAAACGGTACCCAATATTACCGAAGCTCTGGTTGGTATCAAAGATGATATGACCTTTATGCTTGGAGGGTTTGGCCTATGTGGTATTCCTGAAAATAGTATTGCACATCTTGTAAAATCAAATATCAAAGGTCTTACCTGTATATCTAATAATGCAGGAGTTGATGATTTTGGATTAGGGCTTTTGCTTCAAAAAAAACAAATCAAAAAAATGATTTCTTCCTATGTAGGAGAAAATGATGAATTCGAACGTCAAATGCTTAGTGGCGAATTGGATGTCGAACTTATTCCACAAGGAACGTTGGCAGAACGATGTCGTGCAGCTCAAGGTGGTTTTCCTGCAATTTATACCCCGGCAGGTTATGGTACCGAAGTGGCCGAAGGAAAAGAAACTCGTGAATTTGATGGTAAAATGTATGTGCTAGAACATGCGTTTAAAGCTGATTTTGCGTTTGTGAAGGCCTGGAAAGGAGATGAAGCCGGAAATTTGATTTTTAAAGGAACAGCAAGAAATTTTAACCCATGTATGTGTGGTGCCGCAAAAATAACTGTTGCCGAAGTTGAAGAATTAGTACCTGCAGGAACTCTGGACCCTAATCACATTCATATTCCTGGCATATTTGTACAACGGATATTTCAGGGAGAAAGCTATGAAAAAAGAATAGAACAACGTACAGTACGAAAAAAAGAATAA
- a CDS encoding CoA transferase subunit B yields MLDKNGIAKRIAKELQDGYFVNLGIGIPTLVANYIPQGIEVEFQSENGVLGMGPFPIEGEEDADIINAGKQTITTMPGASFFDSAMSFGMIRGQHVDLTILGAMEVSESGDIANWKIPGKMVKGMGGAMDLVASAENIIVAMMHTNKAGASKLLKKCSLPLTGVGCVKKIVTNLAFLEVTDKGFKLLERAPGVSVEEIKNATEGNLIIEGDIPEMILD; encoded by the coding sequence ATGTTAGATAAAAACGGAATTGCAAAGCGTATTGCTAAAGAACTACAGGATGGATATTTTGTTAACCTGGGGATTGGTATACCTACATTAGTTGCTAATTATATCCCTCAAGGTATAGAAGTAGAGTTTCAGAGCGAAAATGGTGTCTTAGGAATGGGGCCTTTTCCTATAGAAGGAGAAGAAGATGCTGATATTATTAATGCAGGAAAACAAACTATTACCACAATGCCAGGAGCATCATTTTTTGACTCTGCAATGAGTTTTGGTATGATTCGAGGGCAACATGTTGACTTAACGATTCTAGGAGCAATGGAAGTTTCTGAAAGCGGTGATATAGCAAACTGGAAAATCCCTGGTAAAATGGTTAAGGGAATGGGAGGTGCGATGGATCTTGTGGCCAGCGCAGAGAATATAATTGTGGCCATGATGCATACCAATAAAGCTGGAGCATCTAAATTGCTTAAAAAATGCTCACTTCCGCTTACAGGAGTTGGTTGTGTGAAAAAGATAGTTACGAATCTGGCTTTTCTAGAAGTTACCGATAAAGGCTTTAAACTTTTAGAAAGAGCTCCAGGTGTATCTGTAGAAGAAATTAAAAATGCAACAGAAGGAAATCTCATAATTGAGGGAGATATTCCTGAAATGATATTAGATTGA
- a CDS encoding IS1595 family transposase, translated as MIPEDFRDFFISSSALVQSEIVSTLLEISTEGSALIDSNQSKAISCPHCKCNKIKANGKLKGVQRYVCNTCHKNFSETTGKFWYNLKKKDKVNRYLFCLLSGYSIRKSAKETGISIQTSFDWRHKLLVSFGSVSVDEFQGILESDDLFFAYSEKGNRNLDRPARKRGAKASKAGLSNEKVAVIASCDRSGNKDFKVATRGRISKSDLETILQGKLAKVETLCSDSHRSYTAFAKDKKVAHKKFNASKGQRAVDKIYHVQNVNNMDMRLRKFMEPFNGVATKYLQNYLNWFLVLEKIKNSTSKMATVAAIAFASNTAWMEFKNIVVNNMLFRT; from the coding sequence ATGATACCAGAAGATTTTAGAGATTTTTTCATTAGTTCATCGGCTTTGGTTCAATCAGAAATTGTTTCCACATTATTGGAGATCTCTACTGAGGGTTCAGCCCTGATTGATAGCAATCAGAGTAAAGCCATAAGCTGTCCTCATTGTAAGTGCAATAAAATTAAGGCTAATGGTAAGCTCAAAGGAGTACAGCGCTATGTTTGTAATACTTGTCATAAAAACTTTAGTGAAACTACCGGTAAGTTCTGGTACAACCTCAAGAAGAAAGACAAAGTTAATCGTTATTTATTCTGTTTACTCTCTGGATATAGTATTCGCAAGAGTGCCAAAGAAACAGGGATTTCTATTCAGACTTCTTTTGATTGGAGGCACAAATTACTTGTCTCCTTTGGGAGCGTAAGTGTGGATGAATTCCAAGGAATCCTAGAGAGTGATGATCTTTTCTTTGCTTACTCTGAAAAAGGGAATCGAAATTTGGATCGTCCTGCTAGAAAACGTGGCGCAAAGGCAAGTAAAGCTGGTCTCAGTAATGAAAAAGTAGCTGTGATAGCCAGTTGTGACCGATCAGGGAACAAAGATTTCAAAGTAGCTACCAGAGGTCGCATTAGTAAAAGTGACTTGGAGACTATATTACAAGGGAAGTTGGCTAAAGTAGAAACCCTTTGTAGCGACAGTCACAGAAGCTATACTGCATTTGCAAAAGACAAGAAGGTAGCACACAAAAAATTTAATGCTTCGAAGGGTCAAAGAGCTGTTGACAAAATATATCACGTACAAAATGTGAATAATATGGATATGCGTCTAAGGAAATTTATGGAGCCCTTCAATGGAGTGGCAACAAAATACCTTCAGAATTATCTGAATTGGTTTTTAGTCTTAGAAAAAATAAAAAATTCAACCAGTAAAATGGCAACCGTAGCAGCTATAGCCTTTGCTTCCAATACTGCCTGGATGGAATTTAAAAACATAGTAGTAAATAATATGCTTTTTAGAACTTAG
- a CDS encoding ABC transporter ATP-binding protein has product MDNTTLLSVQNLCVSFLSEEKENQVLHDITFDIHKNEILGVVGESGSGKSVASLAILGLLPNKISKITKGNIIYDGISLLSFNEKEYRAIRGNEIAMIFQEPMSSLNPSMKCGKQVAEILFQHTSLSKAEIKTEVLSLFEKVKLPEPDRAYKSYPHQLSGGQKQRIMIAMAIACKPKLLIADEPTTALDVTVQKEIIGLLKSLQEEYKMSILFISHDLSLVSEVADHVLVMYQGKMIEYGTTNTIFHNPQKEYTKALINARPPMDIRYQKLPTIADFLEDTGQKKEIITKEQREQHHQNLYSHPPLLEVVNVEKSYFSKVGLFGKAEFKAVDDVSFKLYEGETLGLVGESGCGKSTLGNTILQLDKANRGQIIYKGQDITQLSSSGIRSLRKEIQLIFQDPFASLNPRLTVGKAIMEPMQAHNLYSNDTERKQKVIELLKRVSLTEEHFNRYPHEFSGGQRQRIGIARTIALQPKLIICDESVSALDISVQAQVLNLLNELKNNFGFTYIFISHDLAVVKYMSDQLLVMNKGKIEEQGDADLIYENPKRDYTKKLIHAIPQGK; this is encoded by the coding sequence ATGGATAATACTACACTGCTTTCTGTACAAAATCTCTGTGTGTCTTTTTTATCAGAAGAAAAAGAAAATCAGGTACTTCATGATATCACTTTTGATATTCATAAAAATGAGATATTAGGAGTTGTAGGAGAATCTGGTAGCGGAAAATCTGTAGCTTCGTTGGCTATCCTGGGATTACTACCTAACAAAATTTCTAAAATCACAAAAGGAAATATTATCTATGATGGTATCTCTTTATTAAGTTTTAATGAAAAAGAATATAGAGCGATTCGTGGTAATGAGATAGCCATGATTTTTCAGGAACCTATGAGTTCTTTAAATCCTTCTATGAAATGCGGAAAACAAGTCGCAGAAATCTTATTTCAACATACATCACTCTCTAAAGCAGAAATAAAAACAGAAGTACTTTCTTTATTTGAAAAAGTAAAACTCCCTGAACCTGATCGAGCATACAAATCATATCCTCATCAATTAAGCGGAGGTCAAAAACAACGCATCATGATTGCTATGGCCATTGCTTGCAAGCCAAAACTTCTTATTGCAGATGAGCCTACAACTGCGCTTGATGTAACAGTACAAAAAGAGATTATCGGTTTGTTAAAAAGCCTGCAGGAAGAATATAAAATGAGTATTTTATTTATTTCTCATGATCTCTCACTAGTTTCAGAAGTTGCAGATCATGTTTTGGTTATGTACCAAGGAAAGATGATAGAGTATGGAACAACCAATACTATTTTTCACAATCCACAAAAAGAATACACCAAAGCATTAATTAATGCAAGACCTCCGATGGATATTAGATATCAAAAGCTACCTACCATTGCTGATTTTCTTGAAGATACCGGTCAAAAAAAAGAAATCATTACTAAAGAACAGCGAGAACAACATCATCAGAATTTATATAGTCACCCTCCCTTACTAGAAGTTGTAAATGTAGAAAAAAGCTATTTTTCTAAGGTTGGTTTATTTGGGAAAGCAGAATTTAAAGCTGTAGATGATGTAAGTTTTAAGCTCTATGAAGGTGAGACTTTAGGCCTTGTCGGAGAATCTGGTTGTGGTAAATCTACTTTGGGAAATACAATTTTACAATTAGATAAAGCCAATAGAGGTCAGATCATATACAAGGGGCAAGATATTACACAATTATCTTCTTCTGGGATACGAAGTCTTCGAAAAGAAATTCAGTTGATATTTCAGGATCCTTTTGCATCACTCAATCCAAGATTAACAGTCGGAAAAGCGATTATGGAGCCTATGCAGGCCCATAATTTGTACAGTAATGATACAGAAAGAAAGCAAAAGGTAATAGAACTACTAAAGCGAGTAAGCCTAACCGAAGAACATTTTAACCGTTATCCACATGAGTTTAGTGGTGGACAACGACAACGAATAGGCATTGCTCGTACTATCGCCTTACAGCCAAAACTTATCATCTGTGATGAATCTGTAAGTGCATTGGATATCTCTGTACAAGCACAAGTACTTAATTTACTAAATGAGTTAAAAAATAATTTTGGTTTCACTTATATCTTTATATCACATGACCTGGCTGTCGTAAAATATATGTCTGATCAATTATTGGTGATGAATAAAGGTAAAATTGAAGAACAAGGAGATGCAGATTTGATATATGAAAATCCAAAAAGAGATTATACTAAGAAATTAATACATGCGATCCCCCAAGGGAAATAG
- a CDS encoding HAMP domain-containing sensor histidine kinase yields the protein MKLLKLSLRTRIFISMTVLVLLASILIAAITIYQYKEEAEEYHQGRLERKEERIQIAINNVLKSTTYPVNQKNLPLIFRERQRIYQISEEHSMPINIYGLSGKLLVKSEGGFTKDTTDIQINPVILDTLASLYNKKYLVKSEKNGERFLTSYTYITDFRLKPLGILHLPYLEDDDLITRELLEFLQRLGQVYLLMLLMAVVLAYFLSKYITRSLKTISETIDQTRLDKRNKRIDIGDASEEIYSLVNAYNSMIDELEESAAMLAKSEREAAWREMAKQVAHEIKNPLTPMRLTVQSFQRKFDPEDPNIQQKVQEYSDTLIQQIDTMSSIASAFSNFAQMPAQKSETLDVVKIIGLALDIFNEDYIVFPSEKEKIIAKFDRTQLIRVVTNLVKNGIQAIPEDRIPKIMVDVFSENEEVLITVADNGIGITEENTKKVFEPKFTTKTSGMGLGLGMVKNIVETYNGSITFTSKEGKGTVFKVRFPKE from the coding sequence ATGAAGCTACTAAAACTTTCTCTTCGTACACGAATTTTTATCTCTATGACTGTATTGGTATTATTAGCTTCAATTTTGATTGCTGCTATTACGATCTATCAGTATAAGGAGGAAGCAGAAGAATATCATCAAGGCCGATTAGAACGAAAAGAAGAACGAATTCAGATTGCGATTAACAATGTACTAAAAAGCACTACATATCCTGTAAACCAAAAAAATCTCCCTCTGATTTTTAGAGAAAGACAACGAATCTATCAAATCTCTGAAGAACATTCTATGCCAATTAATATTTATGGGCTTTCCGGAAAATTATTGGTTAAATCAGAAGGAGGATTTACAAAAGATACTACCGATATTCAAATTAATCCTGTTATTTTAGATACACTGGCTTCTCTTTACAATAAAAAGTATTTGGTGAAATCTGAAAAAAATGGAGAAAGATTTTTAACCTCCTATACCTATATTACAGATTTTAGATTAAAACCTTTAGGAATTCTACATTTACCATATCTTGAAGATGATGATTTAATTACAAGAGAATTATTAGAATTTTTGCAACGCCTGGGACAGGTATATTTACTAATGCTTTTAATGGCAGTTGTTCTGGCTTATTTTTTATCAAAGTACATTACCAGATCTTTAAAAACAATTTCTGAAACTATAGACCAAACTCGATTAGATAAGAGAAATAAACGAATAGATATTGGTGATGCCAGCGAAGAAATTTATTCATTAGTGAATGCTTATAATAGTATGATCGATGAACTCGAAGAAAGTGCAGCAATGCTAGCTAAGAGTGAACGAGAGGCAGCTTGGAGAGAAATGGCTAAGCAAGTAGCGCACGAAATTAAAAATCCATTAACACCAATGCGATTAACAGTACAGAGTTTTCAGAGAAAATTTGATCCTGAAGACCCTAATATTCAACAAAAAGTTCAGGAATATAGCGATACTCTGATTCAGCAGATCGATACTATGAGTTCTATTGCTTCAGCATTTTCGAATTTTGCACAGATGCCCGCACAAAAAAGTGAAACTTTAGATGTGGTAAAGATTATAGGGCTGGCATTGGATATCTTTAACGAAGATTACATCGTTTTTCCTTCAGAAAAAGAAAAAATCATAGCTAAATTTGATAGAACACAACTTATACGAGTAGTCACCAATTTGGTGAAAAACGGTATACAGGCAATTCCCGAAGATCGTATTCCCAAAATTATGGTGGATGTGTTTTCAGAAAATGAAGAAGTTCTTATTACTGTTGCTGATAATGGAATTGGGATAACCGAGGAAAATACAAAGAAAGTTTTCGAACCTAAATTTACCACTAAAACCAGCGGTATGGGACTTGGATTAGGAATGGTTAAAAATATTGTGGAAACCTATAACGGAAGTATTACCTTTACATCAAAAGAAGGAAAAGGTACTGTTTTTAAAGTTAGATTCCCGAAAGAATAG